The following proteins come from a genomic window of Plutella xylostella chromosome 22, ilPluXylo3.1, whole genome shotgun sequence:
- the LOC105391850 gene encoding uncharacterized protein LOC105391850 isoform X2: protein MNNSKYKHTSMVDMRRSGRDSLQCSLCRNNSAHTNLLTCPSGHIYCDLCNKHENKETNQIYKNVKFNESRTSTVSKSESTDASTAPFRYDLSSILKKHKKNEEPKPVSRPVSCPVQECAKVIARNNVLLHFCYDHAKIPRLYNLNTTTETRILHVKITEFIEKSRCYAVVLPTTNSNTFTNDNNQHTESSFILNNSYNNHSPLLLMGATFSKTVRNLTQTEGNNRTSSSKSVTVISEDKRIGHSYIGQAIHIKEPQDAFSIYDRAECLVILSGAINKIINEQCQLQIIINILD from the exons ATGAATAACAGTAAATAC AAACACACATCCATGGTGGATATGCGTCGGTCAGGGCGGGACTCCCTGCAATGTTCACTCTGCAGGAACAATTCAGCCCACACTAACTTGCTCACATGTCCATCTGGTCACATCTATTGTGATCTATGCAACAAACATg AAAACAAGGAAACGAATCAAATCTACAAAAATGTGAAGTTTAATGAAAGTAGAACCAGTACAGTCAGTAAAAGCGAGTCAACCGATGCCAGTACCGCCCCTTTCAGATACGACTTGAGTTCCATATTGAAAAAACACAAGAAAAACGAGGAACCCAAACCTGTTTCAAG ACCCGTGTCTTGCCCTGTTCAGGAATGTGCTAAGGTGATAGCCAGAAACAATGTTCTGCTACACTTCTGCTATGATCACGCGAAAATACCTCGACTCTATAACCTAAATACGACAACGGAAACAAGGATTTTACATGTTAAAATTACTGAATTTATAGAAAAGTCACGATGTTATGCTGTTGTATTACCCACTACAAATTCGAATAC ATTTACAAATGATAATAATCAACACACTGAATCGTCTTTCATATTGAATAATAGTTACAATAATCACTCGCCTCTACTGTTAATGGGCGCTACATTTTCCAAAACAGTTCGAAATTTAACGCAAACTGAAGGAAACAACAGGACATCATCATCTAAAAGT GTAACGGTGATAAGTGAAGATAAACGTATAGGTCATAGTTATATAGGACAAGCTATTCATATAAAGGAGCCTCAAGATGCATTTTCGATCTACGACCGGGCTGAATGCCTCGTTATACTTAGTGgagctataaataaaatcatcaaCGAGCAATGTCAgttacaaattataattaatattttagacTAA
- the LOC105391760 gene encoding uncharacterized protein LOC105391760 encodes MTRRRFRANFMVIVTFLGAVVQSYPIRELISNSNTNKNTNNNSNNKWLRRDEVRLPNGTVVGKYMYYDKDGAAVDVKYYADDVGYGIELKSIKVSGVRPGDAPALPTPLPPGAQASYLNQPNSVFPTLVEIPNPYDMLGFESIFNSTQSTPDTPEEEDKEIGYDKSKRAFYKKHGHTPEYDVYVQKSLPGHEKYSKAKVYQNKNERKRHIMAKNPKHFEPDCNLI; translated from the exons ATGACCAGAAGAAGATTTAGAGCCAATTTTATGGTCATCGTGACTTTCCTCGGTGCAGTGGTTCAAA GTTATCCCATCAGAGAGTTGATCAGTAACAGCAATACAAATAAGAACACGAATAACAATTCCAACAACAAATGGTTGCGGAGAGACGAGGTGCGCCTGCCCAACGGCACAGTAGTCGGCAAGTACATGTACTACGACAAAGATGGCGCTGCTGTGGATGTTAAATATTACGCTGATGATGTCGGCTATGG tATTGAGCTGAAAAGCATAAAAGTATCCGGTGTACGGCCAGGTGATGCTCCAGCGCTACCGACACCGCTCCCACCCGGCGCCCAGGCCAGCTACTTGAACCAACCCAACAGTGTCTTCCCAACCTTAGTGGAGATACCTAATCCATACGACATGCTCGGTTTTGAAAGTATCTTCAACTCTACACAGTCTACTCCAGACACTCCTGAAGAAGAAGACAAAGAAATTGGATATGATAAAAGCAAAAGGGCCTTCTACAAAAAACATGGACATACACCTGAATACGACGTGTATGTTCAAAAGTCTCTGCCAGGCCACGAGAAATATAGCAAAGCCAAGGTTTACCAAAATAAGAATGAGAGAAAACGGCATATTATGGCAAAGAATCCTAAACATTTCGAACCAGACTGCaatttaatttga
- the LOC105391850 gene encoding uncharacterized protein LOC105391850 isoform X1: MNNSKYKHTSMVDMRRSGRDSLQCSLCRNNSAHTNLLTCPSGHIYCDLCNKHENKETNQIYKNVKFNESRTSTVSKSESTDASTAPFRYDLSSILKKHKKNEEPKPVSRPVSCPVQECAKVIARNNVLLHFCYDHAKIPRLYNLNTTTETRILHVKITEFIEKSRCYAVVLPTTNSNTFTNDNNQHTESSFILNNSYNNHSPLLLMGATFSKTVRNLTQTEGNNRTSSSKSANSIDPDDAKGFEDYVKKKTPDKNLVLWMCKVSDTTSSYSVTVISEDKRIGHSYIGQAIHIKEPQDAFSIYDRAECLVILSGAINKIINEQCQLQIIINILD; this comes from the exons ATGAATAACAGTAAATAC AAACACACATCCATGGTGGATATGCGTCGGTCAGGGCGGGACTCCCTGCAATGTTCACTCTGCAGGAACAATTCAGCCCACACTAACTTGCTCACATGTCCATCTGGTCACATCTATTGTGATCTATGCAACAAACATg AAAACAAGGAAACGAATCAAATCTACAAAAATGTGAAGTTTAATGAAAGTAGAACCAGTACAGTCAGTAAAAGCGAGTCAACCGATGCCAGTACCGCCCCTTTCAGATACGACTTGAGTTCCATATTGAAAAAACACAAGAAAAACGAGGAACCCAAACCTGTTTCAAG ACCCGTGTCTTGCCCTGTTCAGGAATGTGCTAAGGTGATAGCCAGAAACAATGTTCTGCTACACTTCTGCTATGATCACGCGAAAATACCTCGACTCTATAACCTAAATACGACAACGGAAACAAGGATTTTACATGTTAAAATTACTGAATTTATAGAAAAGTCACGATGTTATGCTGTTGTATTACCCACTACAAATTCGAATAC ATTTACAAATGATAATAATCAACACACTGAATCGTCTTTCATATTGAATAATAGTTACAATAATCACTCGCCTCTACTGTTAATGGGCGCTACATTTTCCAAAACAGTTCGAAATTTAACGCAAACTGAAGGAAACAACAGGACATCATCATCTAAAAGT GCCAATTCTATTGACCCTGATGATGCTAAAGGATTTGAagattatgtaaagaaaaaaacaccTGACAAGAATTTAGTATTATGGATGTGTAAAGTTAGTGATACTACTAGCAGTTACAGT GTAACGGTGATAAGTGAAGATAAACGTATAGGTCATAGTTATATAGGACAAGCTATTCATATAAAGGAGCCTCAAGATGCATTTTCGATCTACGACCGGGCTGAATGCCTCGTTATACTTAGTGgagctataaataaaatcatcaaCGAGCAATGTCAgttacaaattataattaatattttagacTAA